In a single window of the Ruminococcus albus 7 = DSM 20455 genome:
- a CDS encoding carboxyl transferase domain-containing protein has translation MSETKKSLAELQALIADSAARTRLTYLFDEGKFTELDAFAGEAAGVVTAYGYADGEPVYAFSQDVSVKSGAMTEVGARKIAKVYDLAAKTGTPVVGIYDSYGADVNDSAAALRAYGELMLWTANLSGVVPQIAVVAGVCSGTAALLAEAADFVVMAKDASLYAVPNAKSNGSAENAAANGTVCAVCDDDKAAVEKAKDILLKLPSNNLSPVPVYEYEEPTAAAGSDIDSLTKAVFDADSVIELSAGFGGAAYTALATVNGETVGVAATNKTKDRLTEDDCAKLARFVRTCDAFAVPVVTFVDTEGFAGNDDTEAAGAVKSMSKLAHAYAEATTAKVSVVTGKAYGAAYIALAGKGANADVAYALPTAVISALDPVTAVEFMEHDKLAGAEDLTAARNALADEFAKTQASAANAAVNGLVDGIVDASQLRSAVVDALAMMSGKRISRLPKKHSNIQL, from the coding sequence ATGTCTGAAACGAAAAAGTCTCTGGCAGAGCTCCAGGCGCTTATTGCTGACAGCGCTGCAAGAACAAGGCTGACATATCTGTTTGATGAAGGAAAATTTACCGAGCTTGATGCTTTTGCGGGTGAGGCTGCCGGCGTTGTAACTGCCTACGGCTATGCTGACGGTGAGCCTGTATATGCGTTCTCTCAGGACGTTTCCGTAAAAAGCGGCGCTATGACCGAGGTCGGTGCGCGAAAGATAGCTAAGGTTTATGACCTGGCTGCCAAGACGGGTACACCCGTTGTAGGTATTTATGATTCCTACGGTGCTGATGTTAATGACAGCGCAGCTGCACTGAGGGCTTACGGTGAGCTTATGCTGTGGACAGCAAATCTTTCGGGCGTAGTACCTCAGATAGCTGTTGTTGCAGGTGTATGCTCGGGTACTGCCGCACTGCTGGCTGAGGCTGCTGATTTTGTTGTTATGGCAAAGGATGCCAGCCTGTACGCAGTTCCTAATGCAAAGAGCAACGGCTCTGCTGAAAATGCTGCTGCAAACGGAACAGTATGCGCTGTATGCGATGATGATAAGGCTGCTGTTGAAAAGGCAAAGGATATTCTTCTGAAGCTGCCTTCCAACAACCTCTCACCCGTACCTGTGTATGAGTATGAAGAACCCACAGCTGCTGCAGGCAGCGATATAGATAGCCTGACAAAGGCTGTGTTCGACGCTGACAGCGTTATCGAACTCAGCGCGGGCTTCGGCGGTGCTGCTTATACCGCTCTGGCAACTGTCAACGGTGAAACAGTAGGCGTTGCCGCAACAAACAAGACCAAGGATAGGCTGACCGAGGACGACTGCGCTAAGCTGGCAAGATTCGTCCGCACCTGTGATGCTTTTGCCGTTCCCGTAGTTACCTTCGTTGATACCGAGGGCTTTGCAGGAAATGACGATACCGAGGCTGCAGGCGCTGTAAAGAGCATGAGCAAGCTGGCTCACGCTTATGCTGAGGCTACCACCGCTAAGGTCAGCGTAGTTACAGGCAAGGCTTACGGTGCAGCATATATAGCACTGGCAGGCAAGGGCGCAAATGCTGATGTTGCATACGCTCTGCCCACAGCAGTTATATCCGCTCTCGACCCCGTTACCGCTGTCGAGTTCATGGAGCATGACAAGCTGGCAGGCGCTGAAGACCTGACTGCTGCAAGAAATGCTCTGGCTGATGAGTTCGCTAAGACTCAGGCAAGTGCTGCAAATGCAGCTGTGAACGGTCTGGTAGACGGCATCGTTGATGCTTCACAGCTCAGAAGTGCTGTAGTTGACGCTCTGGCTATGATGAGCGGCAAGAGGATTTCCAGACTTCCCAAGAAGCACAGCAATATCCAGCTTTAA
- a CDS encoding biotin/lipoyl-containing protein codes for MKRYNITVNGKAYDVAVEEVGADAAAPVAAAPAPAAKPAAAPAPAAAPAANVEGTKVTAPMPGNVLDVKVSVGDTVSAGQAIVVLEAMKMENDINAPVAGKVLSITATKGSQVDTGAVLAVIG; via the coding sequence ATGAAAAGATATAATATCACTGTTAACGGTAAGGCTTACGATGTAGCTGTTGAGGAGGTAGGCGCTGACGCTGCTGCTCCTGTAGCTGCTGCTCCCGCACCTGCTGCAAAGCCCGCTGCTGCACCTGCACCCGCTGCTGCTCCCGCAGCTAATGTTGAGGGTACAAAGGTAACTGCTCCTATGCCCGGCAACGTACTCGATGTAAAGGTATCTGTAGGTGATACAGTTTCCGCAGGTCAGGCTATCGTTGTTCTTGAGGCTATGAAGATGGAAAACGATATCAACGCACCCGTAGCAGGCAAGGTACTCAGCATAACCGCTACTAAGGGCTCACAGGTAGATACAGGTGCAGTACTGGCTGTTATCGGCTGA
- a CDS encoding oxaloacetate decarboxylase subunit alpha, translated as MAKLKITETVLRDAHQSLLATRMSMDDMKPILSTMDKIGFYSAECWGGATFDSCIRFLNEDPWERLRTLRKEMPNTKLQMLFRGQNMLGYRHYADDLVEYFVQKSIANGIDIIRIFDALNDIRNLQTAIKAANKEKGHAQVAISYTLGEVFTHQYYMDYAKRIQEAGADSICIKDMAALLTPYEAETLVRDIKSVVDIPVQLHTHYTSGLASMCIMKAVEAGVDAVDTAMSPLALGTSHAPTESIVATFQGTEYDTGLDLVKLNEVRDYFMGLRKKYIDNGLLDPSMLATNTNALLYQVPGGMLSNLLSQLKQAGKADQLEDVLKEVPRVRKDSGFPPLVTPTSQIVGTQAVFNVIMGERYKTVTKEFKGLVKGEYGKTPVDIDPAFRKKILGDEEPIDCRPADLLKPEFDTMKKECAEWTEQEEDILTYAMFPKVAPKFFKDRRDKKYGVDGAHSDADNKVHPV; from the coding sequence ATGGCTAAGCTTAAAATAACCGAGACAGTTCTCCGTGACGCCCATCAGTCTCTGCTGGCAACGAGAATGTCTATGGACGATATGAAGCCTATCCTCTCAACAATGGATAAGATAGGTTTTTATTCCGCTGAATGCTGGGGCGGTGCTACATTTGATTCCTGCATCCGTTTCCTGAATGAAGATCCCTGGGAGAGACTCAGAACTCTCAGAAAGGAAATGCCCAACACAAAGCTCCAGATGCTGTTCAGAGGACAGAATATGCTGGGCTACCGTCATTACGCTGATGACCTGGTAGAGTATTTCGTACAGAAGTCCATCGCAAATGGTATCGATATCATCAGAATATTCGATGCACTTAACGATATAAGAAACCTCCAGACAGCTATCAAGGCTGCCAATAAGGAGAAGGGTCACGCTCAGGTAGCTATCTCCTATACTCTTGGTGAAGTATTCACTCATCAGTATTATATGGATTACGCTAAGCGTATCCAGGAGGCTGGTGCTGATTCTATCTGTATCAAGGATATGGCTGCACTGCTCACTCCTTATGAGGCTGAAACACTGGTAAGAGATATCAAGTCTGTTGTTGATATCCCTGTACAGCTCCACACTCACTATACCTCAGGTCTGGCTTCCATGTGTATCATGAAGGCTGTTGAGGCTGGTGTTGATGCTGTTGATACCGCTATGTCTCCTCTCGCACTGGGTACTTCCCACGCTCCTACCGAGTCTATCGTGGCTACATTCCAGGGCACAGAGTACGATACAGGTCTTGACCTCGTAAAGCTCAACGAAGTAAGAGATTACTTCATGGGTCTGAGAAAGAAGTACATCGACAATGGTCTGCTGGATCCTTCCATGCTGGCTACAAACACAAATGCACTCCTGTATCAGGTACCCGGCGGAATGCTCTCCAACCTGCTCAGCCAGCTGAAGCAGGCAGGCAAGGCAGATCAGCTTGAGGACGTTCTCAAGGAAGTTCCGAGAGTACGTAAGGATTCAGGCTTCCCGCCTCTGGTTACTCCTACTTCCCAGATCGTTGGTACACAGGCTGTGTTCAACGTTATCATGGGCGAAAGATACAAGACTGTTACCAAGGAGTTCAAGGGTCTTGTCAAGGGCGAATACGGTAAGACTCCTGTTGATATCGACCCTGCATTCCGTAAGAAGATACTGGGCGATGAAGAGCCTATCGACTGCCGTCCCGCAGACCTGCTCAAGCCTGAGTTTGATACAATGAAGAAGGAATGCGCTGAGTGGACAGAGCAGGAGGAGGATATCCTGACCTACGCTATGTTCCCGAAGGTAGCTCCAAAGTTCTTCAAGGACAGACGCGATAAGAAGTACGGCGTTGACGGTGCTCATTCCGATGCTGACAACAAGGTACATCCTGTTTAA
- the gap gene encoding type I glyceraldehyde-3-phosphate dehydrogenase, with product MANVKVAINGFGRIGRLAFRQMFGAEGYEIVAINDLTKPSMLANLLKFDTAQGGYCGRIGENTHTVSADDEANTITVDGKTLQIYAKANAAELPWGELGVDVVLECTGFYCSKAKSQAHIDAGAKKVVISAPAGNDLPTIVFSVNEKTLTKDDKIISAASCTTNCLAPMAKALNDYAPIQSGIMSTIHAYTGDQMILDGPHRKGDMRRARAGAANIVPNSTGAAKAIGLVIPELNGKLIGSAQRVPVPTGSTTILTAVVKKADVTVDGINAAMKAAASESFGYNTDPIVSSDVIGMRFGSLFDATQTMVSKISDDLYEVQVVSWYDNENSYTSQMVRTIKYFAELG from the coding sequence ATGGCAAATGTAAAAGTTGCAATTAATGGTTTTGGTCGTATCGGCCGTCTGGCTTTCAGACAGATGTTCGGTGCAGAGGGTTATGAGATCGTTGCTATCAACGACCTGACAAAGCCCTCCATGCTGGCTAACCTGCTGAAGTTCGATACCGCACAGGGCGGTTACTGCGGCAGAATAGGTGAGAATACTCACACTGTATCCGCTGATGATGAGGCTAACACCATCACAGTTGATGGCAAGACTCTTCAGATCTATGCAAAGGCTAACGCTGCTGAGCTGCCTTGGGGCGAGCTGGGTGTTGACGTTGTTCTCGAGTGCACAGGTTTCTACTGCTCAAAGGCTAAGAGCCAGGCTCACATCGACGCTGGCGCTAAGAAGGTAGTTATCTCTGCTCCTGCAGGCAACGATCTGCCTACAATCGTTTTCTCTGTTAACGAGAAGACTCTGACTAAGGATGACAAGATCATTTCTGCTGCATCCTGCACAACTAACTGCCTCGCACCTATGGCTAAGGCACTGAATGACTACGCTCCTATCCAGAGCGGTATCATGAGCACCATCCACGCTTACACAGGCGATCAGATGATCCTCGATGGTCCTCACAGAAAGGGCGATATGAGAAGAGCTAGAGCTGGCGCTGCTAACATCGTTCCTAACAGCACCGGTGCTGCTAAGGCAATCGGTCTGGTTATCCCTGAGCTGAACGGCAAGCTGATCGGTTCTGCACAGAGAGTTCCTGTTCCTACAGGTTCTACAACTATCTTGACTGCAGTTGTTAAGAAGGCTGACGTTACTGTTGACGGCATCAACGCTGCTATGAAGGCTGCTGCTTCCGAGAGCTTCGGTTACAACACCGATCCTATCGTTTCTTCTGACGTTATCGGCATGAGATTCGGTTCTCTGTTCGATGCAACTCAGACAATGGTTTCCAAGATCTCTGATGATCTGTACGAGGTACAGGTTGTTTCTTGGTACGACAACGAGAATTCTTACACATCTCAGATGGTAAGAACTATCAAGTACTTTGCAGAGCTGGGCTAA
- a CDS encoding helix-turn-helix domain-containing protein has translation MRLKELRKKKHITQLRLAMDLNMNQNSISRYETGEREADYKTLILFADYFGVSIDYLLERTDDPTFHK, from the coding sequence ATGAGATTGAAAGAACTGCGAAAGAAAAAGCACATAACTCAGCTCAGGCTAGCTATGGATCTGAACATGAACCAGAATAGCATAAGCCGTTACGAAACTGGTGAGCGTGAAGCGGATTATAAAACGCTTATCCTTTTTGCTGATTATTTCGGAGTTTCCATAGATTACCTCTTAGAACGCACTGACGACCCCACCTTTCACAAATGA
- a CDS encoding serine carboxypeptidase: protein MKSTVFLCVEGDTRQAYVCESLRAFGNVYIIGKDGAVPENMPEKADVLVLPMMTGEEYDIDPAMVTSHLISGGLVLGGRLSHGQKKLFSDMGFSAEDYFLRESLALKNAVPTAEGTLMTVMANTTGTVYQSRILVLGYGRTGKSCARLFSAAGADCTVAARRPEILAQAWSDGHHTVHLSDIANSADSFDTIINTVPAVVLTEEILSCVQKNCLIVDLASMPGGTDFFAAERLGIKAIHALALPAKAAPAASGRYIAETIIEMLEERGMTNC, encoded by the coding sequence ATGAAAAGTACTGTATTCCTGTGCGTGGAGGGAGATACGCGGCAGGCGTATGTGTGTGAAAGCCTAAGGGCTTTCGGAAATGTATATATCATTGGAAAAGACGGTGCGGTTCCCGAGAATATGCCCGAAAAAGCTGACGTTCTTGTGCTGCCGATGATGACGGGCGAAGAATATGATATTGACCCGGCTATGGTCACATCACATTTAATATCTGGAGGACTTGTTCTTGGCGGAAGACTTTCACATGGTCAGAAAAAGCTTTTCAGTGATATGGGGTTTTCTGCAGAAGATTATTTTTTGCGTGAAAGTCTTGCGCTGAAAAATGCTGTCCCCACTGCTGAAGGTACACTTATGACGGTCATGGCGAATACCACCGGCACTGTTTATCAAAGCAGGATCCTCGTTCTGGGTTATGGCAGAACGGGAAAGTCTTGTGCGCGACTGTTCAGCGCGGCTGGCGCTGATTGCACCGTTGCCGCGCGCCGCCCCGAAATCCTTGCACAGGCGTGGTCTGATGGTCATCATACCGTTCATCTTTCCGATATAGCCAATAGTGCGGACAGCTTCGATACTATTATAAATACAGTACCTGCTGTGGTGCTCACGGAGGAAATACTGTCATGTGTCCAAAAAAACTGCCTTATTGTGGATCTGGCATCAATGCCTGGCGGCACAGACTTCTTTGCTGCCGAAAGGCTGGGCATAAAAGCCATTCATGCCCTGGCACTGCCTGCAAAAGCCGCACCTGCCGCATCAGGAAGGTATATTGCTGAAACCATTATTGAGATGTTAGAAGAAAGGGGGATGACCAATTGCTGA
- a CDS encoding dipicolinate synthase subunit B — protein sequence MLTENKLNGIRIGYALSGSFCTFEKSLAAAEVLRSMGAELLPVMSFNAASLDTRFGKAEDFIRRLEAIADRPVIKTIADAEPIGPRKLCDIMVVAPCTANTAAKLALGITDTPLTMAVKSHLRSGRPVVVAISTNDALGACAKNIGILHNYRHYYFAPYSQDDHAGKPASMVADLSLLPDTVALALEGVQIQPVIR from the coding sequence TTGCTGACAGAGAACAAACTGAATGGCATAAGGATAGGCTATGCCCTGTCAGGTTCGTTCTGTACCTTTGAGAAAAGCCTTGCTGCAGCTGAGGTGCTTCGTTCAATGGGTGCCGAACTGCTTCCGGTCATGTCATTCAATGCCGCTTCACTTGATACCCGTTTCGGCAAAGCTGAAGATTTCATCCGCCGCCTTGAAGCTATCGCAGACAGACCCGTAATAAAAACTATCGCTGATGCCGAACCAATAGGTCCCCGAAAGCTGTGCGATATAATGGTTGTTGCACCCTGTACCGCCAATACAGCCGCCAAGCTGGCACTTGGCATTACCGATACGCCCCTGACTATGGCAGTAAAGAGCCACCTCCGAAGCGGCCGACCTGTTGTTGTGGCGATATCCACAAATGATGCCCTTGGCGCTTGTGCAAAAAATATAGGCATCCTTCATAACTACCGCCATTACTACTTTGCTCCCTATTCTCAGGATGACCACGCAGGAAAGCCTGCATCAATGGTTGCAGATCTTTCTCTCCTCCCTGATACTGTCGCCCTTGCACTTGAGGGCGTGCAGATACAGCCCGTGATACGCTGA
- a CDS encoding AAA family ATPase has product MDIVKIVITGGPCGGKSTAMSLIMKEFDKLGYTVLFVPETASELIGGGVAPWTCGRNVDFQKCLFALQLEKERVFRQAAMTMGKDKYLIVCDRGALDNKAYMSSDEFTEVLDSIGMKEVELRDNYDAVFHLVTAAKGAEKFYTLDNNTARTETPEQAREIDEKIIASWTGHPHLRVIDNSTDFEGKMQRLMAEIASFLGEPEPLEIERKFLIEYPDTAMLEALPNCSRVEIIQTYLKSDNGDEVRVRQRGTGGSFVYYLTRKKKISEMKRVEIERRLTQEEYLAMLMEADTSRRQIRKTRYCLSENNLYYEIDVYPFWDDKAIAEIELSNESTEIVFPDFIKVIKEVTDDESYKNAALALI; this is encoded by the coding sequence ATGGATATAGTAAAGATCGTCATCACGGGCGGACCGTGTGGAGGAAAATCAACGGCTATGAGCCTTATCATGAAAGAGTTTGATAAACTCGGTTATACGGTGCTTTTCGTGCCTGAAACAGCAAGCGAGCTCATAGGCGGCGGAGTAGCCCCCTGGACCTGCGGCAGAAATGTTGATTTCCAGAAATGTCTGTTTGCCCTGCAGCTTGAAAAAGAAAGGGTATTCCGTCAGGCAGCTATGACTATGGGCAAGGATAAGTACCTGATAGTGTGCGACAGGGGAGCTCTTGACAATAAGGCATATATGTCCTCTGATGAGTTTACCGAAGTGCTTGACAGTATCGGCATGAAAGAGGTCGAGCTCCGCGACAACTATGATGCGGTGTTTCACCTTGTTACTGCGGCAAAGGGTGCTGAAAAGTTCTATACCCTTGATAATAATACCGCAAGGACTGAAACCCCCGAGCAGGCACGCGAGATAGATGAAAAGATAATCGCCTCATGGACTGGTCATCCTCATCTCAGGGTAATAGATAATTCCACCGACTTTGAAGGCAAAATGCAAAGGCTAATGGCTGAGATAGCTTCGTTCCTTGGGGAGCCTGAGCCCCTTGAGATAGAGCGTAAATTTCTTATCGAATATCCCGACACTGCTATGCTGGAGGCACTGCCCAACTGCTCGCGTGTGGAGATAATACAGACCTATCTGAAATCAGATAACGGCGATGAAGTCCGCGTGCGCCAGCGCGGCACAGGCGGAAGTTTCGTATACTACCTCACCCGCAAGAAAAAGATATCCGAGATGAAGCGCGTTGAGATAGAACGCAGACTTACTCAGGAAGAATACCTTGCCATGCTTATGGAAGCCGATACATCCAGAAGACAGATACGAAAGACAAGGTATTGTCTTTCCGAGAACAACCTATATTACGAGATAGATGTCTATCCCTTTTGGGATGACAAGGCTATCGCAGAGATAGAACTCAGTAACGAGAGCACCGAGATAGTGTTCCCTGATTTCATAAAGGTGATAAAGGAAGTCACCGATGACGAATCCTATAAAAACGCTGCACTTGCACTGATATAA